One Paenibacillus sp. JNUCC32 DNA segment encodes these proteins:
- a CDS encoding PhoH family protein, with product MPLPKDSLFFGFAAKLTDEQRAYVNSIFDRQLTIVNAPSGTGKTTLAVAVAKLLGKPLVYVFSPVEEGRMGFRPGTQREKEAAYITPLTDALYEIGENPSKSIFDPENMEAQKRGDVWVYPMSHVFARGMNLKGKTVIIDEAQNLTRGELKKVLTRIHTDCHVIIIGHDGQCDLKDAGKSGFVPYIEHFRNEPYAAVCELTVNFRGKLAQHADKLRW from the coding sequence ATGCCACTACCGAAAGACTCGCTATTCTTCGGATTCGCCGCCAAGCTAACGGACGAGCAGCGCGCCTATGTTAACTCGATATTCGACCGTCAGCTCACGATTGTTAACGCGCCATCAGGTACCGGAAAGACTACGCTCGCTGTCGCCGTTGCGAAACTGCTCGGAAAGCCGCTAGTCTACGTATTCAGTCCGGTCGAAGAAGGGCGTATGGGATTCCGCCCAGGCACGCAGCGCGAAAAGGAAGCCGCGTATATCACTCCGCTAACCGATGCGCTGTATGAGATCGGCGAGAATCCGTCGAAATCGATATTCGATCCGGAGAATATGGAGGCGCAGAAGCGCGGTGACGTGTGGGTGTATCCGATGTCGCACGTATTCGCTCGCGGCATGAACCTGAAAGGGAAAACGGTAATCATCGATGAGGCGCAGAACTTAACACGCGGCGAGCTTAAAAAGGTGCTTACGCGGATTCACACGGACTGCCACGTCATCATTATCGGACATGACGGTCAGTGTGATCTCAAGGACGCCGGTAAATCCGGATTTGTCCCGTACATCGAACATTTCCGCAACGAACCGTATGCGGCCGTATGTGAGTTGACGGTGAATTTCCGCGGTAAGCTGGCGCAGCACGCCGATAAATTACGCTGGTAA